The sequence CGCCAACGTCTTCCTCGGTGCCCACGACGACACCTTCTTCGGCCAGTTCGAGGACAACACCAACGTCTACGCCCGGGTGCGGTACAGCTTCTGAGGGGCGGGTTCCCGTTGCTCCCCGCGCATCGAGCATGGGAGGGGAGGAGCGCCGCCCGTCGTCCTGGCGGTGAGGCCACGTGGGAGGCCGCGGAGCGTCTTGACGCCGCCCTCCGGTGCACCTAAGGTGTCGGCTTCCCGGTCCGGCCGGCTCCGCGCCGGAAGGGTCTGCGCTTCCACCCGAGTGAGGAGGAGTCGAGATGAAGGAGATCTCTACCGTAGGCGTCGTGGGGTTTGGGGTGATGGGGGCCGCCATCGGCCTCAACGCGGCCACTGCCGGCTACAAGGTCGTCTTTAAGGAGCTCAACGACGAGCTCGTGAAGCAGATGTATGACCGCTGGGTTCTGTCGGCCCTCAAGAAGCGCGTGGAACAGGGCAAGATGACCCAGGAGCAGATGGACGCCGTCACGTCGAAGATCACCGGCACGAGCCGGTACGAGGGGCTCGCCGCGTGCGATCTGGTGATCGAGGCGGCGGTGGAAAAGATGGACCTCAAGATCCAGATCTTCGAGGACCTCTCCAAGCACTGCCGGCCCGACGCCATCCTGGTGAGCAACACCTCGACCTTCCTCATCGAGAAGCTCATGGAGCGCGCCACGAACCCCGAGCGGACCGCGGGCCTGCACTACTTCTTCCCGGCCAACGTGAACCGGCTCGTGGAGGTGATCCGCCAGGAGAAGACCAGCGACGACACCTATCGGGCCCTCATGGCGTTCGCCGAGAAGAACCGCAAGATCGCCATCACCGTGCGCGACTTCCCCGGCTTTGCGATCAACCCCGTCTTCATCTCGAGCTACGCGGTGCTCGACTCCTTCTACGACGGCGGCCGCTACAACGTGGCCACCCTCGACGACATCTCGCGCAAGGCGCTCGGGGTGCGGTTCGGCATCATGTGGGTACAGAACGGTTCGGGCCTGGGAACCGCGTACCATGCCGCTGAGTCGATGGTCGACTACCTGACGGCCACGGATGTGGGCTTCCCCCCCGTGCCGGCGTCGCTCAAAGCGCAGTTCGCGAGCGGCAAGCCATGGAACCTGGAGGACGGGGCGGTGCTGGAGGATGCCGGGGCTCGGGCCGCCGTGCAGGACCGGCTGCTCGGCGCCATCTTCGCGATCTCCGCGCACCTGGTGGAGAAGGAGGTGGTGAGCCCCAAGGACATGGAGCTCGGCATCTGCACGTCGCTCGCCTGGCCCAAGGGCCCCTTTGCCATGATGAACGAGCTCGGGATGGAGGAGTCCGCGCGCCTGGTGGGGGTCGCGGTGAAGGCCGGGGACTTCAAGATGCCGAAGGCCTTCGCCGGCCCCACGCCCCGGCCCTGGGCCCTGGGATGATGTGCGGGGCGGCGGGGTCCTTCGGGTCCCGCCGCCCTCCCGGGGAAGACAGGAAGACACAAGGGAGAAGAAATTCTCCTCCTGTTGATTCTGTCCAATGGTCTTCCTTCGAGGCATGGTCGCGAAATCGTCGGGTTACGCCCTGCGGGCTAACCCGACCTACATCGACCAGGATTTCCGGCGACACGGCCTGCTGGGGCGGGGCCGTCGAGCGGCTACGGGCGCCAGCATACGGAGACGATCATGGCAATACGAAAGCTCTACGTCACAGAGTTCGACAAGACCCGGCTCGAAGAGGTCATTGCGGTGGCGGAGGAGTTCGGCCGCCATGACAGAAAGGACTTGGAGTCTCTGTCGGAAGAATTGGACAAGGCGGAAGTCGTGTCGCCGAAACACATCCCTCCAGACGTCGTGACCATGAACTCGAAGGTCGTCCTGCGCGACCTGGACACGTCGGAAGAAATGACCGTTGTCCTGGTCTTTCCGAGGGATGCAAACATCAAGAAGGGGGCGATCTCGGTTCTCGCCCCCGTAGGCACGGCAATCCTGGGATACGCCAAGGGAGACGTCGTGGAATGGGCCGTCCCGTCCGGAGTGCGTCGCATCCGCATCGATGACGTGCTCTACCAGCCCGAGGCTGCCGGAG is a genomic window of Thermodesulfobacteriota bacterium containing:
- a CDS encoding 3-hydroxyacyl-CoA dehydrogenase family protein, with protein sequence MKEISTVGVVGFGVMGAAIGLNAATAGYKVVFKELNDELVKQMYDRWVLSALKKRVEQGKMTQEQMDAVTSKITGTSRYEGLAACDLVIEAAVEKMDLKIQIFEDLSKHCRPDAILVSNTSTFLIEKLMERATNPERTAGLHYFFPANVNRLVEVIRQEKTSDDTYRALMAFAEKNRKIAITVRDFPGFAINPVFISSYAVLDSFYDGGRYNVATLDDISRKALGVRFGIMWVQNGSGLGTAYHAAESMVDYLTATDVGFPPVPASLKAQFASGKPWNLEDGAVLEDAGARAAVQDRLLGAIFAISAHLVEKEVVSPKDMELGICTSLAWPKGPFAMMNELGMEESARLVGVAVKAGDFKMPKAFAGPTPRPWALG
- the rnk gene encoding nucleoside diphosphate kinase regulator translates to MAIRKLYVTEFDKTRLEEVIAVAEEFGRHDRKDLESLSEELDKAEVVSPKHIPPDVVTMNSKVVLRDLDTSEEMTVVLVFPRDANIKKGAISVLAPVGTAILGYAKGDVVEWAVPSGVRRIRIDDVLYQPEAAGDYHL